Proteins encoded by one window of Nitrospinaceae bacterium:
- a CDS encoding PEGA domain-containing protein — MKNMIRYKMFALRMPLIVLLMVVAFSAGGCSWWDKNVSEKVKNVTTGQLTITSDPPGADVFVNDVFQGKSPVTLNYSYGIKDMFNGFIVVVQKEGYLPVRREASIKTGSVSFRLIKKRRRRELKNR, encoded by the coding sequence ATGAAAAATATGATTCGCTATAAAATGTTTGCTCTTCGCATGCCGCTTATCGTGCTGCTCATGGTGGTGGCGTTCTCTGCCGGAGGTTGCAGTTGGTGGGATAAAAACGTTTCTGAAAAGGTGAAGAATGTCACTACCGGGCAGCTCACAATCACGAGCGACCCGCCGGGTGCAGATGTTTTCGTTAACGATGTCTTTCAAGGAAAGTCGCCTGTTACCCTGAATTACAGTTACGGCATCAAGGATATGTTTAACGGATTTATTGTCGTGGTTCAGAAGGAAGGTTATCTGCCGGTACGCCGCGAGGCCTCGATTAAGACAGGAAGCGTCTCTTTTCGTCTAATAAAAAAAAGGCGTAGGCGTGAGCTTAAAAATAGGTAA
- a CDS encoding MmgE/PrpD family protein, translated as MGIGQDLIGHVHDIKYDSLPEEARDRAKYFLLDYFGVALRASETGSSRVFYNFVKKHAPQGPCRLVGALTLTDAPNAALANGGIAHAIEMDDVTTRSSLHPAVSVMPSTLACAEAHNPDPKRVIEAIVAGYEVTNRVGNAINPKSHYERGFHPTGTCGTFASSVTASKMLGLSREATSNAFGIAGSQASSSMQFLETGSWTKRFHPGWAAHSGIMAAYLAQEGYTGPEDIIEGKYGFLHAFSDDAHPEFVTERLGEYWEICETAIKPHATCRYNHGPVDLVIRLCRENDIQPDEVSRIEVRVPETAVMVVVEPSDIKVSPKNVVDAQFSLHYAVSVALLRRKAGLDEFSDDFLRSKVYTSIIDKVQCYGDAELEKKFPDEWQAHVKIVTRRGTFEGHQDNPKGDPRNPLSWDELIERFHDLTGPVLDAEARKLIVERVRSLERLKSIEEITSLAAIGEGARA; from the coding sequence ATGGGAATCGGGCAAGATCTTATCGGGCATGTCCACGATATTAAGTATGACTCCCTTCCCGAGGAGGCACGTGATCGGGCGAAATATTTTCTTCTCGATTATTTCGGTGTCGCCCTTCGGGCGAGCGAGACGGGAAGCTCGCGCGTTTTCTACAATTTTGTGAAAAAACACGCTCCCCAGGGCCCATGCCGCCTGGTTGGTGCGCTCACTCTGACCGACGCTCCGAACGCCGCGCTGGCCAACGGTGGAATAGCCCATGCTATTGAGATGGATGATGTGACGACGCGCTCAAGCCTCCACCCGGCGGTGAGTGTCATGCCGAGCACTCTTGCCTGCGCCGAGGCGCACAACCCCGACCCCAAGCGCGTAATCGAGGCCATCGTCGCCGGCTATGAAGTAACCAACCGGGTGGGCAATGCGATTAACCCGAAAAGTCATTATGAAAGAGGATTTCATCCCACGGGCACTTGCGGCACCTTCGCTTCATCTGTGACCGCCTCGAAGATGCTTGGCCTCTCGCGCGAGGCGACCTCGAACGCTTTTGGCATCGCGGGCAGTCAGGCGTCGAGTTCGATGCAGTTCCTCGAAACCGGTTCGTGGACGAAACGCTTTCATCCCGGCTGGGCGGCCCACAGCGGCATCATGGCCGCCTATCTGGCCCAGGAGGGCTACACCGGGCCCGAGGATATTATCGAGGGCAAGTACGGTTTTCTTCACGCTTTCAGCGATGATGCGCACCCAGAATTTGTCACTGAGCGGCTGGGCGAGTACTGGGAGATTTGCGAGACGGCGATAAAGCCTCACGCCACCTGCCGCTACAACCATGGGCCGGTGGACTTGGTTATCCGCCTCTGCCGAGAGAATGATATCCAGCCCGATGAGGTCTCCCGCATCGAGGTGCGCGTGCCAGAGACGGCGGTGATGGTGGTTGTTGAGCCGAGCGACATCAAGGTGAGCCCGAAGAACGTGGTGGACGCCCAGTTCAGCCTTCACTATGCGGTGAGTGTCGCTTTGCTGAGGCGCAAGGCGGGGCTCGATGAGTTTTCGGACGATTTCCTGCGCTCTAAGGTCTACACCTCGATAATTGACAAGGTGCAATGCTACGGCGATGCGGAGCTCGAGAAGAAATTTCCGGATGAGTGGCAGGCGCACGTGAAAATTGTCACGCGGCGCGGCACTTTTGAAGGCCACCAGGACAACCCCAAGGGAGATCCGAGGAATCCGCTTTCCTGGGATGAATTAATTGAGCGCTTTCATGATCTGACGGGCCCGGTACTTGACGCCGAGGCAAGGAAACTAATTGTCGAGCGTGTGCGCTCGCTTGAGAGACTCAAGAGTATCGAGGAAATAACATCGCTTGCGGCGATAGGAGAGGGCGCTCGCGCCTAA
- the rpmA gene encoding 50S ribosomal protein L27 encodes MAHKKAGGSSSNGRDSIGRRLGVKRFAGQFVKAGEILVRQRGTVFHPGDNVGLGNDHTLFAKASGKVQFKRKAKARRFVSVEPAE; translated from the coding sequence ATGGCGCATAAAAAAGCAGGCGGTAGCTCTTCGAACGGGCGCGATAGCATAGGTCGCCGTCTTGGTGTGAAGCGGTTCGCGGGCCAGTTCGTCAAGGCCGGTGAGATTCTCGTCCGCCAGCGTGGAACGGTGTTCCATCCTGGTGATAATGTTGGCCTGGGGAATGATCATACCTTGTTCGCCAAAGCCAGCGGAAAAGTTCAGTTTAAACGAAAGGCGAAGGCCCGCCGCTTTGTGAGTGTAGAGCCCGCTGAGTAG
- the rpiB gene encoding ribose 5-phosphate isomerase B, with translation MKPVALASDHGGFAIKELVKGVLDVRGIPYTDYGTNSDESCDYPDFGAPAARAVSEGTSDKAIISCGSGAGMTIVANKFPGVRAVNCYDEWITLLSRQHNDANVMALGERDIDPDEARRLVGLWLDTPFEAGRHARRVSKISELERSPETAI, from the coding sequence ATGAAGCCTGTAGCCCTTGCCAGTGATCATGGCGGCTTTGCCATAAAGGAGTTGGTGAAGGGTGTGCTCGATGTAAGGGGCATCCCCTACACGGATTACGGTACAAATTCGGATGAGTCCTGTGATTATCCCGACTTTGGCGCCCCTGCAGCCCGTGCGGTTAGCGAGGGCACCTCGGATAAAGCGATCATCAGTTGTGGCTCCGGAGCTGGCATGACTATCGTGGCGAATAAATTTCCGGGCGTTCGTGCCGTAAATTGCTACGATGAGTGGATAACGCTATTGAGCAGACAACATAACGACGCTAATGTCATGGCTCTTGGCGAGCGTGACATTGATCCCGACGAGGCGCGGCGTCTGGTTGGCCTCTGGCTCGACACCCCATTTGAGGCGGGTCGCCATGCCCGGCGCGTTTCTAAAATTTCAGAACTGGAGCGGTCGCCTGAGACCGCTATCTGA
- a CDS encoding histidine triad nucleotide-binding protein, giving the protein MSDCLFCKIVAGEIPSTKVFEDERLLAFEDISPAAPTHILIIPKEHLGSIHEAGEEHKEMIGEIHLAAIRIANERGLAESGPDRGGYRIVNNCGADGGQTVAHLHFHLLGGRAMTWPPG; this is encoded by the coding sequence ATGAGCGATTGTTTATTCTGTAAAATTGTCGCCGGTGAAATCCCATCGACCAAGGTTTTCGAGGACGAGCGCCTGCTTGCCTTCGAGGACATCAGCCCCGCCGCGCCCACTCACATCTTGATCATTCCGAAAGAGCACCTCGGCTCGATTCACGAGGCTGGTGAGGAGCACAAAGAGATGATTGGAGAAATCCACCTCGCTGCCATCCGTATCGCCAATGAGCGTGGCCTGGCCGAGAGTGGCCCCGACCGGGGCGGCTACCGCATCGTCAACAACTGCGGGGCCGATGGCGGACAAACCGTCGCGCACCTCCACTTTCATCTTCTCGGCGGACGGGCAATGACCTGGCCCCCAGGCTAG
- a CDS encoding NAD(P)-dependent oxidoreductase produces the protein MEPVNPSRTTIGFIGIGKMGTPMSRHLRRGDFTVLGYDTDPAALERVKPDGVQAAASLAELAERSDVIITMLPSSDIVELVILGEGGVAENMAAGKLLIDMSSSYPRRTAALAKNLADRGILMLGAPVSGGVIGAEAATLAIMPGGAKALVDAAMPLFEILGGNIVHIDEAVESGHAMKCVNNFLSATNLLSSIEAMAFGAKLGLDPDKVLDVVNSGSGRNSGTYDKWPRFLLPRDFTIGFTVGLMHKDLTMATDLAREMGATMFMLNHVREVYGLACSRYGADGDQGLLLEMLEEWVGQTVGQPPGTDPKHQ, from the coding sequence ATGGAACCAGTTAATCCGTCTCGCACTACTATTGGCTTCATTGGAATCGGAAAGATGGGAACCCCCATGTCGCGCCATTTGCGCCGGGGAGATTTTACGGTGCTCGGGTACGACACGGACCCCGCAGCGCTTGAGCGCGTCAAACCAGATGGCGTTCAGGCCGCCGCCTCGCTGGCCGAGTTGGCCGAGCGCTCGGACGTGATAATCACAATGTTGCCGAGCAGTGATATTGTCGAGCTGGTAATTCTCGGCGAGGGGGGCGTTGCCGAAAATATGGCGGCTGGCAAGCTGTTGATCGATATGAGTTCGTCCTATCCCCGGCGGACGGCCGCATTGGCCAAAAATCTGGCCGATCGCGGCATCCTCATGCTCGGGGCTCCCGTTTCGGGCGGGGTTATCGGGGCCGAGGCCGCGACGCTTGCCATCATGCCTGGCGGGGCCAAGGCGCTCGTCGATGCGGCGATGCCCCTGTTCGAAATCCTGGGCGGTAATATCGTTCACATTGACGAGGCGGTCGAGTCGGGCCACGCCATGAAGTGCGTGAATAATTTTCTCTCGGCCACGAATCTTCTCTCCTCGATCGAGGCCATGGCCTTTGGTGCAAAGCTGGGGCTCGATCCCGATAAGGTGCTCGATGTCGTGAACAGCGGCTCGGGAAGAAATTCTGGAACCTACGATAAGTGGCCGCGATTTCTCCTGCCGAGGGATTTCACCATTGGTTTTACGGTAGGGCTCATGCATAAAGACCTCACGATGGCTACGGATCTGGCTCGGGAGATGGGCGCGACCATGTTCATGCTCAATCATGTGCGCGAGGTGTATGGTTTGGCGTGTTCGCGCTATGGAGCTGACGGGGATCAGGGTCTATTACTCGAAATGCTTGAGGAGTGGGTTGGCCAAACGGTTGGGCAGCCTCCAGGCACAGATCCGAAACATCAATAG
- the nadD gene encoding nicotinate (nicotinamide) nucleotide adenylyltransferase: MKIGILGGTFNPIHYGHLRPAEEVRVALGLEQVRFVPLAVPAHKSEDDIAPAADRLEMVRMVLDGHPHFVCDSIEIDRGGVSYSVDTLAAMLEGSCRGHDIFFIIGADAFSLLSTWREPLRLLKMTNFAVTLRGEQNAVEVMSVVESTLRDLDDGVRFNKNSDNTYQYIDSERVIRFASVNTLDISGTKIRGLVFSEKSLQNLLPPVVEAFIIRRGLYRSNGNGN, translated from the coding sequence TTGAAAATAGGTATTTTGGGGGGAACTTTTAATCCGATTCATTATGGCCATCTGCGCCCTGCCGAGGAGGTGCGAGTGGCACTGGGCCTTGAGCAGGTACGTTTTGTCCCATTGGCCGTCCCCGCACATAAGTCAGAAGACGATATTGCCCCGGCCGCCGATCGTCTCGAAATGGTCCGCATGGTCCTTGATGGGCATCCCCACTTTGTTTGCGACTCTATTGAAATTGATCGGGGTGGGGTTTCATATTCCGTCGATACGCTGGCCGCTATGCTCGAGGGATCCTGCCGGGGGCATGATATTTTTTTCATCATTGGGGCCGATGCTTTTTCGCTTTTGAGCACCTGGCGCGAGCCACTACGACTGCTGAAAATGACGAATTTTGCTGTCACCCTTCGAGGGGAGCAAAATGCAGTTGAGGTTATGAGCGTTGTAGAGTCGACTTTAAGAGATTTAGACGATGGCGTAAGGTTCAACAAAAATAGCGATAATACGTATCAATATATTGATTCTGAAAGAGTTATAAGATTCGCTTCCGTTAACACGCTTGATATCTCCGGAACCAAGATACGGGGTCTAGTATTTTCTGAAAAATCTTTACAAAATTTATTGCCTCCGGTTGTTGAAGCATTTATAATCCGGCGCGGATTGTATAGAAGCAATGGAAATGGCAACTAA
- the rsfS gene encoding ribosome silencing factor: MIDFSDRLQIISEVVDSKKGLDPTILDLRGLSSELDAFFICHGTSTRHVRALADAIEEKLIEIKEKPLFVEGMSEGTWVLMDCGDVGVHIFDEKVRDYYRLEELWSHAPVFDVKALGSAPNSIS, translated from the coding sequence TTGATCGATTTCAGCGATAGGCTTCAGATAATCAGCGAGGTCGTAGATTCTAAAAAAGGCTTAGACCCCACGATTCTAGACCTTCGGGGGCTATCGTCCGAGCTCGATGCCTTTTTTATTTGTCATGGTACGAGTACCCGTCACGTAAGGGCTTTGGCAGATGCAATTGAAGAAAAGCTCATAGAAATCAAAGAAAAGCCGTTATTTGTAGAAGGGATGAGCGAAGGTACCTGGGTTTTGATGGATTGTGGTGATGTAGGAGTCCATATCTTTGATGAAAAGGTAAGGGATTACTACCGCCTAGAAGAGCTTTGGTCACATGCCCCAGTGTTTGATGTGAAGGCCCTTGGTTCCGCCCCTAATTCAATTTCTTGA
- the proB gene encoding glutamate 5-kinase, producing MRKAAQQRRKDSSLKSRRIVVKVGSSVLTSPEESGVNRRVLGRIVSQVTALSSSRREVVLVSSGAIAAGLKRLGMKAMPSGIPERQAAAAVGQPILMEAYSRAFKRRGLDMAQVLLTHADLDARGRFLNACNTFETLLSRKVVPIVNENDTVSIEELRFGDNDILAAQVAQMIRAELVVILSDVEGLYDADPRISPDAQMLSRVEGLPSGVMKAAGQSVNPLAHGGMAAKMNAVKVLNRVGISTLIVRGRTPGIIKRALEGEVLGTLFIPNGSRLKGKKGWIGTTASPKGWLRLDDGAVRALVERGKSLLPSGVAEVGGDFRFGDLVDIRDLKGKSLGRGLINYDAAQMRQIAGKQTSEISAILGGKEFDEVIHRNNLALID from the coding sequence ATGAGAAAAGCGGCGCAACAAAGGCGCAAGGATTCCTCACTCAAGAGCCGCCGTATTGTCGTGAAGGTGGGTAGCTCTGTCCTCACATCGCCCGAGGAGAGTGGTGTGAATCGCCGGGTGCTAGGGCGAATTGTCTCGCAGGTAACGGCGTTGTCCTCCTCGCGGCGCGAGGTTGTTCTCGTTTCATCGGGTGCGATCGCGGCCGGACTTAAGCGGCTGGGAATGAAGGCCATGCCGTCGGGCATCCCGGAGCGCCAGGCCGCCGCCGCCGTGGGCCAGCCCATATTGATGGAGGCATATAGTCGTGCCTTCAAGCGCCGGGGGTTGGACATGGCCCAGGTGCTGCTCACCCACGCGGATCTTGATGCGAGGGGGCGCTTTCTGAACGCCTGTAATACGTTCGAAACCCTTCTCTCGCGGAAGGTGGTCCCCATCGTTAATGAGAATGACACGGTGTCCATCGAGGAGCTCCGTTTTGGCGACAACGATATACTCGCCGCCCAGGTGGCCCAGATGATCCGAGCAGAGTTGGTGGTCATTCTTTCGGACGTCGAGGGGCTCTACGATGCAGACCCCAGAATATCCCCCGATGCCCAGATGCTCTCCCGCGTCGAGGGCCTGCCCTCTGGCGTTATGAAGGCGGCTGGCCAAAGCGTGAACCCGCTGGCCCATGGCGGGATGGCGGCTAAGATGAACGCCGTCAAGGTGCTCAACCGGGTGGGTATTTCTACCCTAATTGTCAGGGGGCGTACGCCGGGGATTATTAAACGTGCCCTTGAAGGCGAGGTGCTCGGGACGCTTTTCATTCCCAATGGCTCGCGCTTGAAGGGAAAAAAGGGTTGGATTGGGACCACGGCGAGCCCAAAGGGGTGGCTTCGTCTCGACGATGGCGCTGTTCGGGCGCTTGTTGAGCGCGGAAAAAGCCTCTTGCCAAGTGGGGTAGCGGAGGTCGGGGGGGATTTTCGGTTCGGCGACCTGGTGGACATTCGGGATTTGAAGGGGAAATCCCTTGGACGAGGATTGATCAATTACGATGCCGCCCAGATGAGGCAAATTGCTGGAAAGCAGACGAGTGAAATCTCGGCGATTCTAGGGGGCAAGGAATTTGACGAGGTCATCCATCGCAACAATTTGGCCCTGATCGACTGA
- a CDS encoding DUF484 family protein, giving the protein MAPITAEQVVKFLEENPDFFLDNPELVQISGLLKESDSGENLVDIRTRLFERLNDERQELMALLDETIELVRQNEQIEGDFVAIENLLFRPEPTGTSLTRIAEEIEKRFSLEHVSILIYESEKEALREEMDKPGRIRLVDEDDGEFPGDVLLAGGIEEGAGAPFPDEVRSSLHSTAIIPLRDGGQLLGLLLLGSKDPERYMPGMATQLLERLAMRMGMGISLLLRIAEATSAGSPDSIKPGKKKKNTSKSA; this is encoded by the coding sequence ATGGCGCCGATCACGGCGGAGCAAGTTGTGAAGTTCCTAGAAGAGAACCCCGATTTTTTTCTCGACAATCCTGAACTCGTTCAAATTAGTGGCCTCCTTAAGGAAAGCGACTCGGGGGAAAATCTTGTCGATATCCGAACCCGTCTCTTTGAGCGTCTCAACGATGAACGTCAGGAACTCATGGCCCTTCTCGATGAGACTATCGAACTCGTGCGGCAGAACGAGCAGATCGAAGGAGATTTTGTTGCAATCGAAAACCTCCTCTTCCGGCCCGAACCCACGGGGACGAGCCTGACTCGGATCGCCGAGGAGATCGAAAAGCGATTCTCTCTTGAGCATGTAAGCATCCTCATATACGAGTCAGAAAAAGAGGCCTTGCGCGAGGAGATGGATAAACCAGGCCGGATACGCCTTGTAGATGAGGACGATGGAGAATTTCCAGGTGACGTGCTTCTTGCAGGTGGGATCGAGGAGGGAGCGGGCGCTCCGTTTCCAGACGAAGTGCGCTCCTCCCTGCACTCGACCGCCATTATTCCCCTGCGCGACGGAGGGCAACTACTGGGCCTGCTTCTTTTAGGCTCCAAGGACCCCGAGCGCTATATGCCAGGCATGGCGACCCAACTACTTGAGCGGTTGGCCATGCGGATGGGAATGGGAATCAGTCTTCTTTTGCGCATAGCCGAGGCGACCAGCGCAGGGAGCCCGGACTCGATCAAACCCGGGAAAAAGAAAAAAAACACTTCAAAATCCGCCTGA
- the obgE gene encoding GTPase ObgE — translation MFVDTATLHIESGKGGDGCLSFRREKFIPKGGPDGGHGGRGGHVIFRATFHVNTLLHFRHQSRLKAQAGQAGMGSRRHGADGEDLLVSVPIGTIVRDAETGELIADFSEDEQEVILASGGRGGLGNEFFKSSTNRAPRKTTKGKPGEERELDIELKLLADVGLLGMPNAGKSTLISRISASRPKIADYPFTTLEPNLGVVDLGGYHSCVVADIPGIIPGAHAGKGLGARFLRHVDRCSLLLHLVDASVPLDHALADMDAISKELELFSPDLALKPRLAVMTKLDVTEAKEQIEALQAGIESRGYEVLGISSVSGFGLQALIGCLSRALLEQEENSKDLEAGSSAGGTASEDAADNGEGAQAP, via the coding sequence ATGTTTGTCGATACAGCAACTCTGCATATTGAATCAGGCAAGGGCGGGGACGGGTGCCTGAGTTTTCGGCGCGAGAAGTTTATCCCCAAAGGGGGGCCGGACGGCGGACATGGTGGTCGAGGTGGCCATGTCATTTTCCGGGCCACCTTCCACGTCAACACCCTTCTCCATTTTCGCCATCAATCTAGACTTAAAGCGCAGGCTGGACAGGCTGGCATGGGTAGCCGCAGACACGGTGCCGATGGCGAGGATTTGCTCGTCTCGGTTCCCATCGGCACGATAGTGCGCGACGCGGAAACGGGCGAGCTGATTGCCGATTTTTCCGAGGATGAGCAAGAAGTAATTCTTGCCTCTGGTGGGCGCGGAGGGCTTGGCAACGAGTTTTTTAAAAGCTCGACCAACCGGGCACCCCGGAAAACCACCAAGGGCAAGCCGGGCGAGGAGAGGGAACTCGATATAGAGCTCAAACTCCTGGCCGACGTAGGGCTGCTTGGCATGCCGAACGCAGGCAAATCCACCCTCATTTCCCGAATTTCAGCCAGCCGCCCCAAGATAGCGGACTATCCGTTCACTACCCTTGAGCCCAATCTCGGGGTCGTGGATTTGGGAGGCTATCATTCCTGTGTGGTGGCAGATATTCCAGGAATTATTCCGGGTGCGCATGCCGGCAAAGGGCTTGGCGCGCGTTTTTTACGGCATGTGGACAGATGCTCGTTGCTGCTCCATCTGGTTGATGCGAGCGTGCCGCTCGATCATGCCCTAGCCGATATGGATGCGATTTCAAAAGAACTTGAACTGTTCTCGCCCGATCTTGCCCTAAAGCCGCGCTTGGCGGTGATGACGAAGCTTGATGTGACAGAGGCCAAAGAGCAGATAGAGGCTCTTCAGGCGGGGATCGAGTCTAGAGGTTATGAAGTGTTAGGGATTTCATCTGTTTCAGGATTTGGCCTTCAGGCGCTTATCGGGTGTCTTTCGCGTGCACTTCTCGAGCAAGAGGAAAATTCGAAGGATCTTGAAGCCGGTAGCAGTGCCGGTGGCACTGCCAGTGAAGATGCCGCAGACAACGGCGAGGGGGCGCAGGCCCCATGA
- the rplU gene encoding 50S ribosomal protein L21, whose translation MYAVVETGGKQVRLEQGDSVKVERIDGEVGEAIELDDVRLIVDGENIVADKGSLDASTVKAVIRGHGRGDKVYAFRFKRRKNIRTKRGHRQHYTEIEVTDILKGSN comes from the coding sequence ATGTACGCAGTGGTTGAAACTGGTGGAAAACAGGTTCGCTTAGAGCAGGGTGATTCGGTGAAGGTCGAGCGGATTGATGGCGAGGTTGGCGAGGCAATAGAGCTTGACGATGTTCGCTTGATTGTCGATGGCGAAAACATTGTCGCCGATAAGGGCTCGCTTGATGCCTCGACAGTCAAGGCCGTGATTCGTGGCCATGGTCGGGGCGATAAGGTGTATGCTTTTCGCTTCAAACGTCGCAAGAATATTCGCACGAAGCGGGGACATCGCCAACACTACACCGAGATTGAGGTGACTGATATCCTCAAAGGGAGCAATTAG
- the arfB gene encoding aminoacyl-tRNA hydrolase, which produces MLEINNRLKIPLREFDFQFSRSSGAGGQNVNKVNTKATLRWDVAKTGSLPEEVRRRFLDKFRRRITLEGELVMSSQRFRDQGRNVADCIEKLRVMIEEVAQRPKRRSATKPTRGSKERRLKEKHQRSGTKKTRGRVQADD; this is translated from the coding sequence ATGCTTGAGATAAACAACAGGCTCAAAATTCCCTTGCGCGAGTTCGATTTTCAGTTTTCACGAAGCTCGGGGGCGGGTGGCCAGAACGTCAACAAGGTGAACACGAAGGCCACCCTTCGCTGGGATGTGGCGAAAACGGGGAGCTTGCCAGAGGAGGTGCGCCGCCGTTTTTTAGATAAGTTTCGCCGCCGAATCACCCTGGAGGGCGAGCTGGTCATGTCGAGCCAGCGGTTTCGCGATCAGGGGCGCAACGTGGCTGACTGCATCGAGAAGCTGCGGGTCATGATCGAGGAGGTGGCGCAGCGGCCCAAGAGGCGCTCGGCCACAAAGCCTACGCGGGGCTCAAAGGAGAGACGGCTCAAGGAAAAACACCAGCGCTCGGGTACAAAGAAAACGAGGGGGCGTGTCCAGGCGGACGATTAA